A portion of the Prosthecobacter fusiformis genome contains these proteins:
- the vccB gene encoding Verru_Chthon cassette protein B produces the protein MKSLPPHARQGFSLVEVMVAIGIAAAAITLMIGLLPAGLSTFREAMNTSVTAQIGQRLLYESAQTDYSVLVAPPATKPWRYFDDEGSELPDATGAIFHALIRIQPSTSIPSGTAGGTLQPNLATVIVQVALNAENRDIPITTAPGGPADPPEGTIQPDSGFNFTAFTGHVAKNL, from the coding sequence ATGAAATCCCTCCCCCCCCATGCCCGCCAGGGGTTCTCCCTGGTTGAGGTGATGGTAGCCATCGGCATTGCCGCGGCTGCCATCACCCTCATGATCGGCCTGCTGCCTGCGGGCCTAAGCACCTTTCGCGAGGCCATGAATACCAGCGTGACCGCGCAGATCGGCCAGCGCCTTTTATATGAGTCTGCCCAGACGGATTATTCAGTCCTGGTCGCCCCTCCGGCCACCAAGCCCTGGCGCTACTTTGATGATGAAGGCAGTGAGCTGCCTGATGCTACCGGAGCCATCTTTCATGCACTGATCCGCATCCAGCCCTCCACCAGCATCCCCTCCGGTACTGCTGGCGGCACCTTGCAGCCAAACCTCGCCACCGTCATCGTTCAGGTAGCGCTCAATGCAGAAAACCGGGACATCCCCATCACTACTGCACCTGGAGGTCCCGCTGATCCGCCGGAAGGAACCATCCAGCCTGATTCCGGATTCAACTTCACCGCCTTTACCGGGCACGTTGCTAAAAACCTATGA